A stretch of the Papaver somniferum cultivar HN1 chromosome 6, ASM357369v1, whole genome shotgun sequence genome encodes the following:
- the LOC113288643 gene encoding transcription termination factor MTERF2, chloroplastic-like: protein MLLFPQHQQQHTSINGFRCFFLIHKNPNFFPSLLIPATTIRHSNSLSITSSSIHHNQTAMNKIEEEDDGEDNTRLNPLEIHRKHNSKSTSFLLKRLSPQHPEEDADDDDEEEGMSEDEKVKLLELSLVSRKTPQFPGSIYLPQSPPPTATAASTPPLHRLFRNVDIEEDDEMLMKALEIRRKVTSEILKEALRNGKFSITYSTNLVSYLPDYIDYVMIEAASMKSLPEFSHSTFNSRAKTFIQNSNVVPLIRWLKHNSLTYPQIGKLICMSCENLEAIKELVQWLKGIYVKGEALGVVLVKAGKNVLGRSLEELDDSMDYLERNGVRKEWMGFVVSRCPRVLSYTPEEIISRVSFFRDMGINKRDFGTMVFGCPRAFGYSSLEEMRSKVNYLKEFGLTEEEVGKLLAFKPQLMSCSIEERWKPLVKYLYYLGVRRDGMRRILTLKPMVFCVDLESTIAPKVRFLQDIGIREDAVGGVLVKFPSFLTYSLYKKIRPVVIFLLTKAGVTRKDIGKVIALGPELMGCSIVDKLEVNVKYFLSLGIPLRSLGEMIADFPMLLRYNIEVLRPKYRYLRRTMVRPLQDIIEFPRFFSYSLDGKIIPRHKLLIENRINFKLRNMLAISDEEFNRRVEDAVERRRIFESGLAMENPLSSDPQQKDSGTEESQVDSGYRQDCEVPRLSQSPV from the exons ATGTTGCTGTTTCCTCAACACCAACAGCAACATACTTCCATTAATGGCTTCCGTTGTTTCTTCCTCATCCATAAAAACCCCAACTTTTTCCCATCTCTCCTTATACCCGCTACCACCATTAGGCATTCAAACTCACTGTCCATCACTTCTTCATCCATTCACCATAACCAAACTGCTATGAATAAaatcgaagaagaagacgacGGCGAAGACAATACCAGACTAAACCCACTTGAAATTCATCGTAAACACAACTCAAAGTCTACTTCTTTTCTTCTCAAACGTCTCTCCCCTCAACACCCAGAAGaagatgctgatgatgatgatgaagaagaaggaatgAGTGAAGATGAAAAGGTAAAGCTTTTGGAATTATCTTTAGTCAGCAGAAAAACCCCTCAATTTCCAGGTTCTATTTACTTACCTCAATCGCCTCCTCCTACTGCTACTGCTGCTTCTACTCCACCACTTCATAGACTATTTAGAAATGTTGatattgaagaagatgatgaaatgtTAATGAAAGCTCTTGAAATTAGGAGAAAAGTGACTTCAGAAATTCTCAAGGAAGCATTGAGAAATGGGAAATTCAGTATTACTTACTCTACTAATTTGGTTTCTTATTTGCCTGATTACATTGATTATGTAATGATTGAAGCTGCTTCTATGAAATCATTACCTGAATTTTCACATTCTACTTTCAATTCCCGTGCTAAGACATTCATACAAAACTCCAATGTCGTGCCTCTTATCAG GTGGTTAAAGCACAATTCATTGACTTATCCACAAATTGGGAAGCTTATATGCATGTCATGTGAGAATCTTGAGGCTATTAAGGAATTGGTTCAATGGTTGAAGGGAATTTACGTCAAAGGCGAAGCTCTTGGTGTTGTGCTTGTCAAGGCAGGAAAGAATGTGTTGGGGCGTAGCCTGGAAGAATTGGATGATAGCATGGATTATCTTGAGAGAAATGGAGTTAGAAAGGAGTGGATGGGTTTTGTTGTTAGCAGGTGTCCAAGGGTTTTATCTTACACGCCAGAAGAGATTATATCACGCGTGAGCTTCTTCAGGGATATGGGTATAAATAAGAGGGATTTTGGTACTATGGTTTTTGGCTGTCCCAGGGCATTTGGCTACTCTTCTCTTGAGGAAATGCGATCTAAG GTTAATTACCTTAAAGAGTTTGGCCTCACAGAAGAAGAGGTTGGAAAATTGCTAGCATTCAAGCCACAGTTGATGAGTTGTAGCATTGAGGAAAGGTGGAAACCTCTTGTTAAGTATTTGTATTATCTTGGAGTTCGCCGAGATGGAATGAGGAGGATTCTTACTTTGAAACCAATGGTATTTTGTGTTGATCTTGAGTCAACTATTGCCCCAAAG GTGCGGTTTTTGCAAGACATAGGCATTAGGGAAGATGCTGTTGGTGGTGTGCTAGTGAAGTTCCCATCATTTCTAACATATAGCCTCTACAAGAAAATCCGTCCAGTG GTCATTTTCTTGCTAACAAAAGCTGGAGTTACAAGGAAGGATATAGGGAAAGTGATAGCCCTAGGACCCGAGCTGATGGGATGCAGCATTGTTGATAAGCTTGAGGTTAATGTCAAGTACTTCTTGTCTTTGGGTATTCCTCTTCGTTCCTTGGGCGAGATGATTGCAGATTTTCCTATGCTGCTGAGGTACAATATAGAAGTTCTTCGTCCCAAGTACCGGTACTTGAGGAGAACCATGGTACGGCCATTGCAAGATATCATCGAGTTCCCCAG GTTTTTCAGCTATTCCCTTGATGGTAAAATAATTCCACGGCACAAGCTTCTAATTGAGAACCGAATCAATTTTAAGCTACGAAACATGTTAGCAATCAGCGATGAGGAATTCAATAGAAGGGTGGAGGATGCAGTTGAAAGACGAAGAATCTTTGAATCGGGTCTTGCTATGGAGAACCCTCTTTCCAGTGATCCTCAACAAAAGGATAGTGGCACAGAGGAATCTCAAGTTGACAGTGGTTATAGACAAGATTGTGAAGTCCCAAGGCTCTCTCAGTCTCCAGTATAG